A single region of the Metarhizium brunneum chromosome 6, complete sequence genome encodes:
- the aurD gene encoding Epoxide hydrolase aurD, protein MSAKLLLPLLSLSVFYFIFYFADANGLRALGDAAQHAQTLPGLDVPLRTRYTGLAPLDQLLATLTVFFWPVGDGSQPALTLHSVAFSGTFASAWILVTLESWRKGSAGTAAAFPAVLGLTAQVLTFAFATPLYALLHLCYSTTAASPTTTNMRIPHTVLRALPHVFTVAMFVPSLLMIVPLSDIMTHDLKQICIAVWQPWPAYVAVLLVAAYLVGGRGDADARKTASALRYVYAFAFANTAVAHLVSVVLSAATVAVPAIFRAPYREALHPGNVFAAPLPWATPALRVATVGQGVQAFLRWDYLIGSAGVLVWAVSLHRGAHRAAGVEVGLASVLVKVAALSVLASPAGAAVELMWEREELFLRDADADRAKAARGKK, encoded by the exons ATGTcggccaagctgctgctccCGCTGCTCTCGCTCTCCGTCTTCTACTTCATCTTCTACTTCGCCGACGCCAATGGCCTCCGGGCGCTGGGCGACGCGGCGCAGCACGCCCAAACGCTGCCGGGCCTCGACGTGCCGCTCCGGACGCGCTACACGGGCCTCGCGCCGCTCGACCAGCTGCTCGCCACCCtgaccgtcttcttctggcccgtcggcgacggcagccagcCCGCCCTGACGCTGCACTCGGTCGCCTTCTCGGGCACCTTTGCCTCGGCCTGGATCCTGGTGACGCTCGAGTCGTGGCGCAAGGGAAGCGCCGGCACCGCGGCCGCCTT CCCGGCGGTCCTCGGGCTCACGGCCCAGGTGCTCACGTTTGCCTTTGCCACGCCGCTCTACGCCCTGCTGCACCTGTGCTACTCTACGACGGCGGCCAGCCCGACAACCACGAATATGCGGATCCCGCACACGGTGCTCCGCGCGCTGCCGCACGTCTTCACCGTGGCCATGTTCGTCCCCTCGCTGCTCATGATTGTGCCCCTCTCCGACATCATGACCCACGACCTCAAGCAGATCTGCATCGCCGTCTGGCAGCCGTGGCCGGCGTACGTGGCCGTGCTCCTGGTCGCGGCGTATCTCGTCGGCGGGCGcggcgacgccgacgcccgCAAGACGGCCAGCGCCCTGCGGTACGTGTACGCCTTCGCCTTTGCCAACACGGCCGTCGCGCACCTCGTCAGCGTCGTGCTCTCGGCGGCCACCGTCGCCGTGCCCGCCATCTTCCGCGCGCCGTACCGCGAGGCCCTGCACCCGGGGAACGTCTTTgcggcgccgctgccgtgGGCGACGCCCGCGCTCCGCGTGGCCACCGTCGGGCAGGGCGTCCAGGCCTTCCTGCGCTGGGACTACCTGATCGGGTCGGCGGGCGTGCTCGTCTGGGCCGTGAGCCTGCACCGGGGCGCGCaccgcgccgccggcgtcgaggtcggccTGGCGAGCGTGCTGGTCAAGGTGGCGGCCTTGTCTGTCCTGGCGAGTCctgccggcgccgccgtggagCTCATGTGGGAGCGTGAGGAGCTGTTTCTACGCGATGCCGACGCGGACAGGGCCAAGGCTGCGCGCGGCAAGAAGTAG
- the URA1 gene encoding Dihydroorotate dehydrogenase, with protein sequence MAPKLSIHPPLLNTACPWATTPAHLEALLRCPSTGAITTRTSLIDGFPHDDAVHRYAFLDPASTSGRAPEAGPSASPVGSINSLGYSPLPLDAYLAALSGLSASLPPDVTHKTAIVSVAGPPSAVAECYARILAASSGVSFPLAVEVNLSCPNIPGSTPPGYDPVCLGAYLAALPGDPLVPVGIKTPPYTYAAQFTALVDILALYAGRVSFVTATNTLGCSVFNEGEGEGEGEGASWMEGGLAGAGIHPLSLGNVRMLRRALDGRGLAGVQVIGVGGVHDASGYRRMRGAGAEAVGLATALGARGVGVFESIERDVGSEW encoded by the coding sequence ATGGCCCCCAAGCTCTCCATCCACCCGCCGCTCCTCAACACCGCCTGCCCCTGGGCCACGACGCCCGCGCACCTCGAAGCCCTCCTCCGGTGCCCCTCCACcggcgccatcaccacccgGACCAGCCTCATCGACGGGTTCCCgcacgacgacgccgtccacCGCTACGCCTTCCTCGACCCTGCCTCCACGTCCGGCCGTGCCCCCGAGGCCGGCCCGTCCGCCAGCCCCGTCGGGAGCATCAACTCCCTCGGCTACAGCCCGCTCCCGCTCGACGCGTACCTCGCCGCGCTGTCGGGCCTAAGCGCCTCTCTCCCCCCGGACGTCACGCACAAGACGGCCATTGTCAGCGTCGCCGGCCCCCCgtccgccgtggccgagtGCTACGCGCGcatcctggccgcctcgtcgGGCGTCTCGTTCCCGCTCGCCGTGGAGGTCAACCTCTCGTGTCCTAATATCCCGGGCTCTACGCCGCCGGGCTACGACCCCGTTTGTCTGGGGGCGTACCTGGCCGCGCTGCCGGGGGACCCGCTCGTGCCGGTGGGCATCAAGACGCCGCCGTATACGTACGCGGCGCAGTTTACTGCTCTCGTGGATATACTAGCGCTGTACGCGGGCAGGGTCAGCTTCGTCACGGCGACGAATACCCTCGGCTGCAGCGTGTTTAACgaaggcgagggcgagggcgagggcgagggcgcgTCGTGGATGGAAGGGGGCCTGGCCGGCGCGGGGATTCACCCCCTATCCTTGGGCAACGTGCGCATGCTGCGGCGGGCGCTGGACGGCCGGGGGCTCGCTGGCGTGCAGGTCATTGGCGTTGGGGGCGTGCACGACGCCTCTGGGTACAGGAGGATGAGGGGCGCgggcgccgaggccgtcggcttggccacggcgctgGGGGCCCGGGGCGTCGGCGTGTTTGAGAGCATCGAGAGAGACGTCGGCTCCGAGTGGTAG
- the HPCD gene encoding 3-hydroxypropionyl-coenzyme A dehydratase has translation MATDKPQAVQINKTEHGITTITINRFHRRNAIDGPTAKELTDAFLAFEADPTQKVCVFHGANGTFCAGFDLHEVAKYHSTESSSGAAGYKGPIIDANHRVQGRNIGPIGPSRMQILKPVICAVAGHAVAGGLELSLLGDMRVAEEDAVFGVFCRRFGVPLIDGGTVRLQAIVGLGRALDMILTGRPVSAQEALQMGLANRVVPRGQSLQEATKIAEQLLAFPQECMNVDRANCYYAAYNATSFEDGLRNEFDEGVGVITTESVRGAARFAAGAGRHGSF, from the coding sequence ATGGCAACCGACAAACCTCAAGCCGTGCAGATCAACAAGACCGAGCATGGCATAAcaaccatcaccatcaaccGCTTCCATCGCCGAAACGCAATCGACGGCCCCACGGCTAAGGAACTAACAGACGCATTCCTCGCATTCGAAGCGGATCCCACGCAAAAGGTGTGCGTGTTccacggcgccaacggcaccTTTTGCGCCGGCTTCGACTTACACGAGGTCGCCAAGTATCACAGCACAGAATCCAGCTCCGGCGCAGCAGGCTACAAAGGCCCCATCATAGACGCCAACCACCGTGTGCAAGGCCGCAACATCGGGCCCATTGGTCCCTCGAGGATGCAGATACTCAAGCCCGTCATCTGCGCAGTGGCCGGgcacgccgtcgccggcggcctggagCTCTCCCTCCTGGGCGACATGCGTGTGGCCGAAGAGGACGCCGTGTTTGGCGTCTTTTGCCGGCGCTTTGGCGTGCCGCTTATTGACGGCGGGACGGTGCGTCTGCAAGCCATTGTCGGCTTGGGGCGAGCGTTGGATATGATTCTCACCGGGAGGCCCGTGTCGGCGCAGGAGGCCTTGCAGATGGGCCTTGCGAACCGCGTGGTTCCGAGGGGGCAGTCTTTGCAAGAAGCGACCAAGATTGCGGAGCAGTTGCTTGCGTTCCCGCAGGAGTGCATGAATGTTGATAGGGCGAATTGCTACTACGCGGCTTATAATGCCACTTCGTTTGAGGACGGTTTGAGGAACGAGTTTGATGAGGGCGTTGGTGTGATCACGACGGAGAGTGTGAGAGGAGCGGCTAGGTtcgctgctggcgctggacGACATGGGTCTTTTTAA